The following are encoded together in the Gasterosteus aculeatus chromosome 7, fGasAcu3.hap1.1, whole genome shotgun sequence genome:
- the synj1 gene encoding synaptojanin-1 isoform X4 — protein sequence MAFSKGYRIYHKLDPPPYSVIVETRSREECLMFESGAVAVLSAAEKEAIKNSYAKILDAYGVLGVLRLNLGDSMLHSLVVVTGCSSVGKVQDSEVFRVTQTDFISLNNDPGDEDRIAEVRKVLNSGHFYFAWSATGVSMDLSLNAHRRILEDTTDNRFFWNQSLHLHLKHYGVNCDDWLLRLMCGGVEVRTIYAGHKQAKACIFSRLSSERAGTRFNVRGTNDDGQVANFVETEQVIFLDDKVSSFIQIRGSIPLFWEQPGIQVGSHRVKLSRGFEANAPAFERHFTALRRLYGKQVIINLLGGKEGEHMLSKAFQSHLKASEHTAAVKMVNFDYHQNVKGGKADKLHSVLKPYLTKFIDECGFFYYSGETGIVRTQGGTLRTNCLDCLDRTNSVQAFFALEMLPKQLEEMSLTEKPQLVARFQEVFRTMWSANGDSVSKIYAGTGALDGKAKLKDGARSVTRTIQNNFFDSSKQEAIDILRLGSTLNSDLADKARALLTTSSLYVTEPILQSASPRVLLGMCQNHHKYTRPKQIRVCVGTWNVNGGKQFRSIAFRNQTLNDWLLDAPKKAGHPEFQDSKANPIDIFAIGFEEMVELNAGNIVSASTTNQKLWAAELQKNISRDHKYVLLASEQLVGVCLFVFIRPQHAPFIRDVAVDTVKTGMGGATGNKGGVAIRLLFHTTSICFVCSHFAAGQSQVKERNDDYSEITRRLTFPMGRLLYSHDYVFWCGDFNYRISMPNEEVKELIKQQNWDALTAGDQLLDQKNAGLVFRGFIEGKLDFAPTYKYDLFSEDYDTSEKCRTPAWTDRILWKRRKWNFNQTAEAMNVVGAASTSGETDDDPDNPWSAGTLKYYGRAELKTSDHRPVVSIIDVDILEVDPEARHQVYKEVIALQGPPDGTILVSLCSSGPDDYFDDALIDELLDKFAQFGEVILIRFVEEKMWVTFLEGYSALAALSLSASTVLGKMLDIRLKSPGWIKSLEEEMSVERICGSIPTSASSTLLAEDTDMGDDDYDMEGDVEDEVEEILPQHLQPGAGSGPGSSPLPSPRGSPCPSPTHGEPVAPGRSGRGGQPSRPSQEDLSPSPVRREFPGPPVDFQPGAPTSLEPKRPPPPRPHAPPARPAPPQRPPPPSGGMSPMPVRKGSADCGEFPSPLFGRRGSQGAKSPALPRPDADWGEFPSPLFGRRGSHGNWPGGAKSPALPRPDAARGQVAVGAPGPGGAPRPNIPPRAGVISVPPQSRPQPPSHPGAPRPIPEVHPGAPRPIPDTHPGAPRPVATGQVKPTDLPLGPPSSGPPPAEPAAARPQAPSPMQAPMQPQKAAPTAQAPSPMQPQPAAPMGQAPSPMQTPMQTPMQTPMQPQQATPTGQVPSAMQPQHAGPTVQLPPPMQPTYSQPQQAPKAGPLAAATAGSPQGLSSPKAPPRSRSSHALPPDAAKSETAPAMQTNGLNGIQREAQWKPDPLDTLASGFLSSSSSSSSSFSSSWHTTQSLTRGSSLRSPPSAPSSTAAASCPLPPSTSFHPSALYPSSSPSFSLSTPSPVVAASLLPPPPAPSRSRSQETLRASPGPFLTDPLPARPNSTNPFTGPVPLQQHRRPLTPDFSVQRPAPTPSVQRTTSALSQPLVPAAHAFQLQRAASLFDPPSAVPSAPAPLLPAGPSPFPSLPLAPAACIPPVLAPRRQPSPPGGKPKPRWVTFDDDLDFRPPTKGPQAPVLPASYLVPQILPSSFVFDSEPDWLTSAPSVFPTLPPPTPSRTVNSNAKPPGGPGSDCFPPRDPS from the exons ATGGCCTTCAGCAAGGGATATCGCATCTACCACaagctggacccccccccctacagtGTCATAGTGGAAACCAGGAGCCGGGAAGAATGCCTCATGTTTGAATCCGGCGCCGTCGCTGTTCTGT CGGCGGCAGAGAAGGAGGCCATTAAAAACTCCTACGCCAAGATCCTCGATGCTTATGGCGTCCTGGGCGTCCTCCGCCTGAACCTGG GGGACTCCATGCTCCACAGTCTGGTGGTTGTGACAGGATGCAGCTCTGTGGGGAAGGTGCAGGACTCTGAGGTTTTCAGGGTCACACAGACAGACTTTATATCCCTGAATAATGATCCAGGGGACGAAGACCGGATCGCTGAAGTGCGAAAGGTCTTGAACTCTGGACACTTCTACTTTGCCTGGTCTGCCACTGGTGTCAGCATGGACTTGAGTCTCAATGCACATCGCAGGATCCTAGAGGACACTACGGATAACCGCTTCTTTTG GAACCAATCTCTGCACCTGCACCTGAAGCACTACGGAGTGAACTGCGACGACTGGCTCCTGAGGCTGATGTGTGGTGGTGTGGAGGTCAGGACCATCTATGCAGGCCACAAACAGGCCAAGGCCTGCATCTTCTCCCGCCTCAGCTCGGAGCGGGCCGGCACTCGATTCAACGTCCGAGGAACCAACGACGACGGACAGGTGGCCAACTTTGTGGAGACTGAACAG GTTATTTTCCTGGATGACAAAGTCTCGTCCTTCATACAGATCCGTGGGTCCATTCCCCTTTTCTGGGAACAGCCAGGAATCCAG GTCGGTTCTCATCGTGTCAAACTCTCGAGGGGATTCGAGGCAAATGCTCCAGCCTTCGAAAG GCACTTTACAGCACTGCGGAGGTTGTACGGCAAACAGGTGATCATCAACCTGCTCGGGGGTAAGGAAGGGGAACACATGCTCAGCAAAGCTTTTCAG agTCACCTGAAGGCATCAGAGCACACGGCGGCTGTGAAGATGGTTAACTTTGACTACCATCAAAATGTGAAGGGGGGCAAAGCAGACAAACTCCACAGTGTCCTCAAACCTTACCTCACCAAGTTCATCGACGAGTGTGGCTTCTTCTACTACTCTGGAGAGACCGGCATTGTGAG GACTCAGGGTGGGACCCTTAGGACCAACTGCCTGGACTGCTTGGATAGAACCAACAGTGTCCAGGCCTTCTTTGCACTGGAG ATGCTGCCgaagcagctggaggaaatGAGTCTCACAGAGAAGCCCCAGCTGGTGGCCAGGTTCCAGGAGGTCTTCAGGACCATGTGGTCTGCCAATGGGGACTCCGTCAGTAAGATCTACGCGGGGACCGGTGCCCTGGATGGCAAGGCCAAG CTAAAAGATGGCGCTCGCTCTGTGACCAGGACCATCCAGAACAACTTCTTTGACAGCTCCAAGCAGGAGGCCATCGACATCCTGAGGCTGGGCTCCACGCTCAACAGTGACTTGGCAGATAAGGCTCGGGCCTTGCTCACCACTTCCAGTCTTTATG TCACTGAGCCCATCTTACAATCAG CCTCCCCAAGAGTATTGCTGGGAATGTGTCAGAACCACCATAAATACACAAGGCCCAAGCAGATCCGGGTGTGCGTCGGCACCTGGAATGTCAACGGGGGTAAACAATTTCGCAGCATTGCCTTCCGCAACCAGACTCTCAACGACTGGCTGTTGGACGCTCCAAAGAAGGCGGGGCATCCTGAGTTCCAGG ACAGCAAAGCAAACCCCATAGATATCTTTGCCATCGGTTTTGAGGAAATGGTCGAACTAAATGCTGGAAATATCGTCAGTGCCAG CACTACGAACCAGAAACTGTGGGCCGCTGAgctacaaaaaaacatttcgcGGGACCACAAGTATGTGCTGCTTGCTTCAGAGCAGCTGGTgggagtgtgtctgtttgtcttcatccgCCCGCAGCACGCGCCCTTCATCAG GGACGTTGCTGTTGATACTGTCAAGACTGGCATGGGCGGGGCCACAGGCAACAAAGGAGGTGTGGCCATCCGCCTGCTCTTCCATACCACCAGCATCTGCTTCGTCTGCTCCCACTTTGCAGCCGGCCAGTCACAGGTCAAGGAGAGGAATGACGACTACAGCGAGATCACACGCAGACTCACCTTCcccatg GGTCGTCTGCTGTACTCGCACGACTACGTTTTCTGGTGCGGGGACTTCAACTATCGAATCAGCATGCCCAACGAGGAAGTGAAAGAGCTGATCAAACAGCAGAACTGGGATGCCTTGACAGCTGGGGACCAGTTGTTGGACCAGAAGAATGCTGGTTTG GTGTTCCGGGGTTTCATCGAGGGGAAGTTGGATTTTGCTCCCACCTATAAATATGACCTCTTCTCTGAAGATTATGACACCAGTGAGAAGTGCCGCACACCAGCCTGGACTGACCGCATCCTCTGGAAGAGGAGAAAGTGGAACTTTAACCAAACAG CTGAGGCGATGAATGTAGTAGGAGCAGCTTCTACATCTGGGGAGACCGACGACGATCCAGATAACCCCTGGAGCGCTGGCACTCTGAAGTACTATGGCAGGGCTGAGCTTAAGACCTCGGACCACAG GCCCGTTGTTTCCATAATAGACGTGGACATCCTGGAGGTCGACCCGGAGGCGCGGCACCAGGTCTACAAGGAAGTCATTGCCCTGCAGGGGCCTCCGGACGGCACCATCCTGGTGTCGCTCTGCTCCTCCGGCCCGGACGACTACTTTGACGATGCTCTCATAGACGAGCTGCTGGACAAGTTTGCTCAATTCGGAGAGGTCATCCTCATCAG GTTTGTCGAGGAGAAGATGTGGGTGACTTTCCTGGAAGGTTACTCTGCTCTCGCTGCGCTTTCTCTCAGCGCTTCCACT GTCCTCGGCAAGATGCTCGACATCCGTCTGAAGAGTCCCGGCTGGATCAAgagtctggaggaggagatgagtgTGGAGAGAATCTGTGGAAGCATCCCCACCTCTGCCAGCTCCACCCTGCTCGCCGAGGACACGGACATGGGCGATGATGATTATGACATGGAAG GGGATGTCGAagacgaggtggaggagatcCTCCCCCAGCATCTTCAGCCTGGAGCCGGCTCGGGCCCTGGatcctcccctctgccctccCCCCGCGGTAGTCCCtgtccctcccccacccacggAGAACCCGTGGCCCCCGGCAGGTCTGGTCGCGGAGGACAACCGTCCCGTCCATCACAAG AAGATTTAAGCCCGTCACCAGTGAGGAGAGAATTTCCAG gGCCTCCTGTTGACTTCCAGCCTGGTGCCCCCACATCTCTAGAGCCCAAACGCCCGCCCCCGCCTCGTCCCCACGCCCCCCCAGCCAGACCAGCACCTCCCCAGCGCCCACCGCCACCTTCAG GAGGCATGAGCCCTATGCCAGTTAGGAAGGGCTCTGCAG ACTGTGGCGAGTTTCCCAGCCCACTGTTTGGTAGGAGAGGCAGTCAAG GAGCAAAAAGCCCCGCTCTCCCTCGGCCAGATGCAG ACTGGGGCGAGTTTCCCAGCCCACTGTTTGGTAGGAGAGGCAGTCACGGTAACTGGCCAGGCG GAGCAAAAAGCCCCGCTCTCCCTCGGCCAGATGCAG CTCGAGGTCAGGTGGCAGTGGGAGCTCCTGGACCTGGAGGTGCTCCCAGACCC AATATCCCTCCTCGAGCCGGGGTAATCAGTGTGCCTCCTCAGTCTCGCCCGCAACCTCCCTCTCATCCCGGAGCACCCAGACCCATCCCGGAGGTGCATCCCGGGGCCCCTCGGCCCATCCCAGACACCCACCCTGGAGCCCCTCGACCTGTGGCCACTGGCCAGGTCAAACCGACTGACCTTCCTCTGG GTCCCCCCTCCTCGGGCCCCCCTCCTGCAGAGCCCGCTGCAGCAAGACCCCAGGCTCCATCCCCTATGCAGGCACCCATGCAGCCCCAAAAAGCCGCCCCTACGGCTCAGGCTCCATCACCGATGCAGCCCCAGCCAGCCGCCCCTATGGGTCAGGCTCCATCGCCCATGCAGACGCCCATGCAGACGCCCATGCAGACGCCCATGCAGCCCCAACAAGCGACCCCTACGGGTCAGGTTCCATCGGCCATGCAGCCCCAACACGCCGGCCCTACGGTTCAGCTCCCACCACCGATGCAGCCCACGTACTCACAGCCACAGCAGGCCCCTAAAGCGGGGCCCCTCGCCGCCGCCACGGCTGGCTCTCCACAAGGTCTGTCCTCTCCTAAGGCCCCGCCTCGTTCCCgctcctctcacgctctgcCACCTGATGCTGCCAAGTCCGAGACGGCCCCGGCTATGCAG ACCAACGGACTGAATGGAATCCAAAGAGAAGCACAATGGAAGCCCGACCCCCTCGACACACTTGCTTctggtttcctctcctcctcctcctcctcgtcctcctcgttctcctcgtCCTGGCACACCACCCAGTCTCTGACCCGGGGCTCCTCCCTgcgctctcccccctctgctccctcgTCCACGGCCGCCGCCTcctgccctctccctccctccacctccttccatccctccgCTCTCTATCCGTCGTcgtccccctccttctccctttccaCCCCGTCCCCCGTCGTCGCCGCCTCCTTGCTCCCGCCTCCTCCGGCGCCGTCTCGCAGCCGCTCGCAGGAGACGCTGCGCGCCTCCCCCGGCCCCTTCCTGACCGACCCGCTGCCCGCCCGCCCGAACAGCACCAATCCCTTCACAGGCCCCGTGCCGCTTCAGCAGCACCGCCGCCCGCTCACGCCGGACTTCAGCGTCCAGCGTCCCGCCCCGACGCCCAGCGTTCAGAGGACCACGTCCGCTCTCTCCCAACCACTCGTCCCCGCCGCGCACGCCTTCCAGCTCCAGAGGGCCGCGTCCCTGTTCGACCCGCCATCCGCTGTTCCTTCGGCGCCGGCCCCTCTGCTCCCCGCCGGCCCGTCCCCTTTCCCCTCCCTGCCGCTGGCGCCGGCCGCGTGCATCCCGCCCGTCCTCGCGCCCCGTCGCCAGCCGTCTCCTCCGGGGGGGAAACCGAAGCCGCGCTGGGTCACTTTTGACGACGATTTGGACTTTCGACCTCCGACCAAAGGGCCGCAGGCCCCCGTCCTCCCCGCCAGCTACCTAGTGCCCCAAATTCTGCCCTCGAGCTTCGTGTTTGACTCCGAGCCCGACTGGTTGACCTCGGCCCCTTCGGTGTTCCCGACCCTACCTCCTCCCACCCCGAGTAGAACTGTGAACAGTAACGCGAAGCCCCCAGGGGGCCCCGGCAGCGACTGCTTCCCCCCCAGGGATCCCTCTTAA
- the synj1 gene encoding synaptojanin-1 isoform X24, which produces MAFSKGYRIYHKLDPPPYSVIVETRSREECLMFESGAVAVLSAAEKEAIKNSYAKILDAYGVLGVLRLNLGDSMLHSLVVVTGCSSVGKVQDSEVFRVTQTDFISLNNDPGDEDRIAEVRKVLNSGHFYFAWSATGVSMDLSLNAHRRILEDTTDNRFFWNQSLHLHLKHYGVNCDDWLLRLMCGGVEVRTIYAGHKQAKACIFSRLSSERAGTRFNVRGTNDDGQVANFVETEQVIFLDDKVSSFIQIRGSIPLFWEQPGIQVGSHRVKLSRGFEANAPAFERHFTALRRLYGKQVIINLLGGKEGEHMLSKAFQSHLKASEHTAAVKMVNFDYHQNVKGGKADKLHSVLKPYLTKFIDECGFFYYSGETGIVRTQGGTLRTNCLDCLDRTNSVQAFFALEMLPKQLEEMSLTEKPQLVARFQEVFRTMWSANGDSVSKIYAGTGALDGKAKAGKLKDGARSVTRTIQNNFFDSSKQEAIDILRLGSTLNSDLADKARALLTTSSLYASPRVLLGMCQNHHKYTRPKQIRVCVGTWNVNGGKQFRSIAFRNQTLNDWLLDAPKKAGHPEFQDSKANPIDIFAIGFEEMVELNAGNIVSASTTNQKLWAAELQKNISRDHKYVLLASEQLVGVCLFVFIRPQHAPFIRDVAVDTVKTGMGGATGNKGGVAIRLLFHTTSICFVCSHFAAGQSQVKERNDDYSEITRRLTFPMGRLLYSHDYVFWCGDFNYRISMPNEEVKELIKQQNWDALTAGDQLLDQKNAGLVFRGFIEGKLDFAPTYKYDLFSEDYDTSEKCRTPAWTDRILWKRRKWNFNQTAEAMNVVGAASTSGETDDDPDNPWSAGTLKYYGRAELKTSDHRPVVSIIDVDILEVDPEARHQVYKEVIALQGPPDGTILVSLCSSGPDDYFDDALIDELLDKFAQFGEVILIRFVEEKMWVTFLEGYSALAALSLSASTVLGKMLDIRLKSPGWIKSLEEEMSVERICGSIPTSASSTLLAEDTDMGDDDYDMEGDVEDEVEEILPQHLQPGAGSGPGSSPLPSPRGSPCPSPTHGEPVAPGRSGRGGQPSRPSQGPPVDFQPGAPTSLEPKRPPPPRPHAPPARPAPPQRPPPPSARGQVAVGAPGPGGAPRPNIPPRAGVISVPPQSRPQPPSHPGAPRPIPEVHPGAPRPIPDTHPGAPRPVATGQVKPTDLPLGPPSSGPPPAEPAAARPQAPSPMQAPMQPQKAAPTAQAPSPMQPQPAAPMGQAPSPMQTPMQTPMQTPMQPQQATPTGQVPSAMQPQHAGPTVQLPPPMQPTYSQPQQAPKAGPLAAATAGSPQGLSSPKAPPRSRSSHALPPDAAKSETAPAMQTNGLNGIQREAQWKPDPLDTLASGFLSSSSSSSSSFSSSWHTTQSLTRGSSLRSPPSAPSSTAAASCPLPPSTSFHPSALYPSSSPSFSLSTPSPVVAASLLPPPPAPSRSRSQETLRASPGPFLTDPLPARPNSTNPFTGPVPLQQHRRPLTPDFSVQRPAPTPSVQRTTSALSQPLVPAAHAFQLQRAASLFDPPSAVPSAPAPLLPAGPSPFPSLPLAPAACIPPVLAPRRQPSPPGGKPKPRWVTFDDDLDFRPPTKGPQAPVLPASYLVPQILPSSFVFDSEPDWLTSAPSVFPTLPPPTPSRTVNSNAKPPGGPGSDCFPPRDPS; this is translated from the exons ATGGCCTTCAGCAAGGGATATCGCATCTACCACaagctggacccccccccctacagtGTCATAGTGGAAACCAGGAGCCGGGAAGAATGCCTCATGTTTGAATCCGGCGCCGTCGCTGTTCTGT CGGCGGCAGAGAAGGAGGCCATTAAAAACTCCTACGCCAAGATCCTCGATGCTTATGGCGTCCTGGGCGTCCTCCGCCTGAACCTGG GGGACTCCATGCTCCACAGTCTGGTGGTTGTGACAGGATGCAGCTCTGTGGGGAAGGTGCAGGACTCTGAGGTTTTCAGGGTCACACAGACAGACTTTATATCCCTGAATAATGATCCAGGGGACGAAGACCGGATCGCTGAAGTGCGAAAGGTCTTGAACTCTGGACACTTCTACTTTGCCTGGTCTGCCACTGGTGTCAGCATGGACTTGAGTCTCAATGCACATCGCAGGATCCTAGAGGACACTACGGATAACCGCTTCTTTTG GAACCAATCTCTGCACCTGCACCTGAAGCACTACGGAGTGAACTGCGACGACTGGCTCCTGAGGCTGATGTGTGGTGGTGTGGAGGTCAGGACCATCTATGCAGGCCACAAACAGGCCAAGGCCTGCATCTTCTCCCGCCTCAGCTCGGAGCGGGCCGGCACTCGATTCAACGTCCGAGGAACCAACGACGACGGACAGGTGGCCAACTTTGTGGAGACTGAACAG GTTATTTTCCTGGATGACAAAGTCTCGTCCTTCATACAGATCCGTGGGTCCATTCCCCTTTTCTGGGAACAGCCAGGAATCCAG GTCGGTTCTCATCGTGTCAAACTCTCGAGGGGATTCGAGGCAAATGCTCCAGCCTTCGAAAG GCACTTTACAGCACTGCGGAGGTTGTACGGCAAACAGGTGATCATCAACCTGCTCGGGGGTAAGGAAGGGGAACACATGCTCAGCAAAGCTTTTCAG agTCACCTGAAGGCATCAGAGCACACGGCGGCTGTGAAGATGGTTAACTTTGACTACCATCAAAATGTGAAGGGGGGCAAAGCAGACAAACTCCACAGTGTCCTCAAACCTTACCTCACCAAGTTCATCGACGAGTGTGGCTTCTTCTACTACTCTGGAGAGACCGGCATTGTGAG GACTCAGGGTGGGACCCTTAGGACCAACTGCCTGGACTGCTTGGATAGAACCAACAGTGTCCAGGCCTTCTTTGCACTGGAG ATGCTGCCgaagcagctggaggaaatGAGTCTCACAGAGAAGCCCCAGCTGGTGGCCAGGTTCCAGGAGGTCTTCAGGACCATGTGGTCTGCCAATGGGGACTCCGTCAGTAAGATCTACGCGGGGACCGGTGCCCTGGATGGCAAGGCCAAG GCGGGGAAGCTAAAAGATGGCGCTCGCTCTGTGACCAGGACCATCCAGAACAACTTCTTTGACAGCTCCAAGCAGGAGGCCATCGACATCCTGAGGCTGGGCTCCACGCTCAACAGTGACTTGGCAGATAAGGCTCGGGCCTTGCTCACCACTTCCAGTCTTTATG CCTCCCCAAGAGTATTGCTGGGAATGTGTCAGAACCACCATAAATACACAAGGCCCAAGCAGATCCGGGTGTGCGTCGGCACCTGGAATGTCAACGGGGGTAAACAATTTCGCAGCATTGCCTTCCGCAACCAGACTCTCAACGACTGGCTGTTGGACGCTCCAAAGAAGGCGGGGCATCCTGAGTTCCAGG ACAGCAAAGCAAACCCCATAGATATCTTTGCCATCGGTTTTGAGGAAATGGTCGAACTAAATGCTGGAAATATCGTCAGTGCCAG CACTACGAACCAGAAACTGTGGGCCGCTGAgctacaaaaaaacatttcgcGGGACCACAAGTATGTGCTGCTTGCTTCAGAGCAGCTGGTgggagtgtgtctgtttgtcttcatccgCCCGCAGCACGCGCCCTTCATCAG GGACGTTGCTGTTGATACTGTCAAGACTGGCATGGGCGGGGCCACAGGCAACAAAGGAGGTGTGGCCATCCGCCTGCTCTTCCATACCACCAGCATCTGCTTCGTCTGCTCCCACTTTGCAGCCGGCCAGTCACAGGTCAAGGAGAGGAATGACGACTACAGCGAGATCACACGCAGACTCACCTTCcccatg GGTCGTCTGCTGTACTCGCACGACTACGTTTTCTGGTGCGGGGACTTCAACTATCGAATCAGCATGCCCAACGAGGAAGTGAAAGAGCTGATCAAACAGCAGAACTGGGATGCCTTGACAGCTGGGGACCAGTTGTTGGACCAGAAGAATGCTGGTTTG GTGTTCCGGGGTTTCATCGAGGGGAAGTTGGATTTTGCTCCCACCTATAAATATGACCTCTTCTCTGAAGATTATGACACCAGTGAGAAGTGCCGCACACCAGCCTGGACTGACCGCATCCTCTGGAAGAGGAGAAAGTGGAACTTTAACCAAACAG CTGAGGCGATGAATGTAGTAGGAGCAGCTTCTACATCTGGGGAGACCGACGACGATCCAGATAACCCCTGGAGCGCTGGCACTCTGAAGTACTATGGCAGGGCTGAGCTTAAGACCTCGGACCACAG GCCCGTTGTTTCCATAATAGACGTGGACATCCTGGAGGTCGACCCGGAGGCGCGGCACCAGGTCTACAAGGAAGTCATTGCCCTGCAGGGGCCTCCGGACGGCACCATCCTGGTGTCGCTCTGCTCCTCCGGCCCGGACGACTACTTTGACGATGCTCTCATAGACGAGCTGCTGGACAAGTTTGCTCAATTCGGAGAGGTCATCCTCATCAG GTTTGTCGAGGAGAAGATGTGGGTGACTTTCCTGGAAGGTTACTCTGCTCTCGCTGCGCTTTCTCTCAGCGCTTCCACT GTCCTCGGCAAGATGCTCGACATCCGTCTGAAGAGTCCCGGCTGGATCAAgagtctggaggaggagatgagtgTGGAGAGAATCTGTGGAAGCATCCCCACCTCTGCCAGCTCCACCCTGCTCGCCGAGGACACGGACATGGGCGATGATGATTATGACATGGAAG GGGATGTCGAagacgaggtggaggagatcCTCCCCCAGCATCTTCAGCCTGGAGCCGGCTCGGGCCCTGGatcctcccctctgccctccCCCCGCGGTAGTCCCtgtccctcccccacccacggAGAACCCGTGGCCCCCGGCAGGTCTGGTCGCGGAGGACAACCGTCCCGTCCATCACAAG gGCCTCCTGTTGACTTCCAGCCTGGTGCCCCCACATCTCTAGAGCCCAAACGCCCGCCCCCGCCTCGTCCCCACGCCCCCCCAGCCAGACCAGCACCTCCCCAGCGCCCACCGCCACCTTCAG CTCGAGGTCAGGTGGCAGTGGGAGCTCCTGGACCTGGAGGTGCTCCCAGACCC AATATCCCTCCTCGAGCCGGGGTAATCAGTGTGCCTCCTCAGTCTCGCCCGCAACCTCCCTCTCATCCCGGAGCACCCAGACCCATCCCGGAGGTGCATCCCGGGGCCCCTCGGCCCATCCCAGACACCCACCCTGGAGCCCCTCGACCTGTGGCCACTGGCCAGGTCAAACCGACTGACCTTCCTCTGG GTCCCCCCTCCTCGGGCCCCCCTCCTGCAGAGCCCGCTGCAGCAAGACCCCAGGCTCCATCCCCTATGCAGGCACCCATGCAGCCCCAAAAAGCCGCCCCTACGGCTCAGGCTCCATCACCGATGCAGCCCCAGCCAGCCGCCCCTATGGGTCAGGCTCCATCGCCCATGCAGACGCCCATGCAGACGCCCATGCAGACGCCCATGCAGCCCCAACAAGCGACCCCTACGGGTCAGGTTCCATCGGCCATGCAGCCCCAACACGCCGGCCCTACGGTTCAGCTCCCACCACCGATGCAGCCCACGTACTCACAGCCACAGCAGGCCCCTAAAGCGGGGCCCCTCGCCGCCGCCACGGCTGGCTCTCCACAAGGTCTGTCCTCTCCTAAGGCCCCGCCTCGTTCCCgctcctctcacgctctgcCACCTGATGCTGCCAAGTCCGAGACGGCCCCGGCTATGCAG ACCAACGGACTGAATGGAATCCAAAGAGAAGCACAATGGAAGCCCGACCCCCTCGACACACTTGCTTctggtttcctctcctcctcctcctcctcgtcctcctcgttctcctcgtCCTGGCACACCACCCAGTCTCTGACCCGGGGCTCCTCCCTgcgctctcccccctctgctccctcgTCCACGGCCGCCGCCTcctgccctctccctccctccacctccttccatccctccgCTCTCTATCCGTCGTcgtccccctccttctccctttccaCCCCGTCCCCCGTCGTCGCCGCCTCCTTGCTCCCGCCTCCTCCGGCGCCGTCTCGCAGCCGCTCGCAGGAGACGCTGCGCGCCTCCCCCGGCCCCTTCCTGACCGACCCGCTGCCCGCCCGCCCGAACAGCACCAATCCCTTCACAGGCCCCGTGCCGCTTCAGCAGCACCGCCGCCCGCTCACGCCGGACTTCAGCGTCCAGCGTCCCGCCCCGACGCCCAGCGTTCAGAGGACCACGTCCGCTCTCTCCCAACCACTCGTCCCCGCCGCGCACGCCTTCCAGCTCCAGAGGGCCGCGTCCCTGTTCGACCCGCCATCCGCTGTTCCTTCGGCGCCGGCCCCTCTGCTCCCCGCCGGCCCGTCCCCTTTCCCCTCCCTGCCGCTGGCGCCGGCCGCGTGCATCCCGCCCGTCCTCGCGCCCCGTCGCCAGCCGTCTCCTCCGGGGGGGAAACCGAAGCCGCGCTGGGTCACTTTTGACGACGATTTGGACTTTCGACCTCCGACCAAAGGGCCGCAGGCCCCCGTCCTCCCCGCCAGCTACCTAGTGCCCCAAATTCTGCCCTCGAGCTTCGTGTTTGACTCCGAGCCCGACTGGTTGACCTCGGCCCCTTCGGTGTTCCCGACCCTACCTCCTCCCACCCCGAGTAGAACTGTGAACAGTAACGCGAAGCCCCCAGGGGGCCCCGGCAGCGACTGCTTCCCCCCCAGGGATCCCTCTTAA